TTTACTGAAAACACTGCTGACGTCACAGTGACACGCCCCTCTGCTGCATTATAACggatagaaacaacaaagagcCGTGAAGTACAACACACCGAAAAGATAAGGAGTTAATAATCAAACATggtttcttttgttattttattaaatcactGTCTTAtggttgttttttattgttattatattattaattgttattattttactccttcttttttttttttttactactgcTACTAGGACACCCAATTTTGTTGTAAATAGATTTGAGCTTCTTTTCTGGTTTTCAGGccactcaaagcgctttaacaccacatgtcacacctacacataaccaccctgatggtagaggctgctgtgtaaagtgtctaCCAGTATTTACTAATCCATTCACATCACATTCATAAGCCGTcacagcagcgggagcaactctGGGTTAAGAGTCTTCTCAAAGTACACACCAGAGTtgtggctgctggagctggggattgaacccccaacttCCCGGTTTAGGGATGACCGACTGTACCACTGTACCACAGGGGCGGCTCTGTGTCCAGACAAAGTAGATGATTACATAAAGTAAAAATCAGCGCTGGTCATTCTACGGCTGTTTTTAAgtgactgttgtcatagagtcGCTTTTATTTTCAGCATTTGGAATCGCTTCATCCAATTGAATGCATCAACATCTACTTGAAGACTTTTCTGTTGTCGTAGCTCATCTCTTTAAACGTTTAATAAACAACCGCAAcaatgagaagaagaaaaacaagtcagagttttgacttcagggggcgttcctgatgtcagatgaagctcaagcGGCAGCAGATAGCTACAGAAACAGAGAGTTATAGCTAATATATGCACACTTTATAATGGGTTAATTAACTGCACTTCAGTGTTAAAACTATATTATTGTTGGAGCGTTGGTGGCGcagttagtgcgtgcgccccatgtatggaggctgtagtcctccaagcgggcggtccaggttcaatccacctgtggctcctttcccacatgtcatttcccactctctctctctccctgatttccaactgttctatctctccattaaaggcacaaaaagcccgaaaaataaatatttaggaAACTATActattattttctgtatttcaatATATCGCAGAAAGAAAATATATCCCAGTTTAAGTTTGGTTTTTTTCCATATCGTGCTGCCCTGGTTCAGTGACTTTACATCGATTCTATTCAGCTTCACTTTGAAGGAACTGTGCCTTCAAGTGTAGATGGACTTGTAGAAGCTCTGTCAAATACTCTACTCTTCTGAACTTTATTTACACAATGTTTCCCCACTTTTTGTTTATTGCGACATGcgctgctgctgccctcttggccaggtcacctttGTGAAAGAGCTCTTGATCTCAGtgggttaattacctggttaaaggttaaataacTTTTCACAAGTGTTAATTCTTGCTTATGTTGAGTATGTTGAACTGCAGTATTACGAGACTTCTTTATAGAAATCTAAAAGTTCTTTAAATTTGTGGACTAAATTTATTTTTGGATTAGAATAATCTGGAAGACGTTTGTGTGATGGTTTAAAGagtactttaaaaacattaaccTGTAAACTGTCGTAACTTGATGCCCCCTCTCCCCCCCAGCTACTAACCAGTGGTTCATCCCGGCTGTTCGGGGTGACGTCCCCCCCGGCTGTGCTGCTTACGGCTTCGTGTGCGATGGGACGAGGCTGCTGGTGTTTGGAGGGATGGTGGAGTATGGGAAGTACAGCAGCGACCTGTACGAGCTGCAGGTCAGTCTTTATGAAACATGTCCtggattcttcttctctgaattCTAAGATGAATAATTAGGACAATATGTACAAACTACTTCCTGTTGTGTCTTCAGGCGAGCCGCTGGGAGTGGAAACGTCTGAAGGCCAAGGCTCCAAAGAACGGCCCGCCCCCCTGCCCCCGCCTCGgacacagcttctctctgattGGAAGCAGCTGCTACCTGTTTGGAGGACTGGCCAATGACAGCGAAGACCCTAAAAATAACATCCCAAGGTAAAGAAAACATCCCCAGCCCCGTGTACCTGCACCACTTCCTGTTGGATGCAAACAGCTGCTCTTTAACCGTCTCACCTGTCCTCTCCAGGTACCTGAACGACCTGTACTGTCTGGAGCTGCGGCCGGGCTCCAGCGTGGTCGGCTGGGAGATCCCTCCGACCTCGGGTCAGCCCCCGCCCCCAAGAGAGAGCCACACCGCCGTGGTGACAAGTGGCCGCGGGAACAACAGACTCATCATCTACGGAGGCATGAGCGGCTGCAGGCTGGGAGACCTGTGGGTGCTGCACATAGGTGAGACAGGTGCACATTGTCAGAGGCCATGCTTTTCTCCATGATTTAGATTTTCTTTATAAAATGTAACCAAATATTGGGATGCAGGTAgccgagtggttagtttgctccaagagccccagaagtcacatacacacccattctaaaaagcctgtagCCTATTGATCGGTTTGtttctgatgatgtcacagactCTCTGACATGGAGTAAACCGACCCTCAATGGAACCGCACCCCTTCCCAGAAGCCTTCACTCTGCCACCACCATCAACAACAAGTAATACTACACAAAAGTACTACACACATATATTACACACAGACAGTACAAAGGCAGCTCTCACCTGACACTACTGactaactgtctgtctgtggtcaGGATGTACGTGTTTGGAGGTTGGGTTCCTCTGGTGATGGATGATGTGAAGGTGGCGACTCATGAGAAGGAGTGGAAGTGTACCAACTCACTGGCCTGCCTCAACcttggtacacacacacacacacacacacctgaacacacatattcacactgctgtccacctgtctgaccacctgtctgtctgcctgcagaTACGATGTGTTGGGAGACGGTGCTGATGGACAGTCTGGAGGAGAACGTCCCGAGAGCTCGCGCCGGTCACTGCAGCGTGGCCATCAACTCCAGACTGTACATCTGGAGCGGCAGGGACGGATACAGGAAGGCCTGGAACAACCAGGTGTGCTGCAAGGACCTCTGGTACCTGGAGACAGGTGAGTGAGACAGCTGACAGACAGCAGAGCAGTACCTGTGTGTCCCACCTGTGTGTCTCACctttctgtctcacctgttctgtcctcagagcgTCCCTGCGCCCCCTCCCGGGTCCAGCTGGTTCGGGCTAACACGTCGTCTTTGGAGGTGAGCTGGGGCCCGTCTCAGACCGCCGACACCTACGTGCTGCAGCTACAGAAGTATGACATTCCTGCCACACCTGCTGTCACCTCATCTGCCGCTAGCACCGCCCCCAACCTTGTCCCAACAGCCACACCTGTAGCGAGCTTCTCAAACAGCCCCTCCCCCGTCGCCACGACATTAGCCAACCAGTCTGGCATCACACTGCTGCCCTCCCACACCGCCTCTGTTCCTGCAAGCCCATTGGCTGCCGCAGCCAAAGCCCCAGGTGAGTAACACACTTCTCCAGGTAGATGTAGGTAGTTTGATCTGAGTTTTTCTCACCTGTGacctttttcaccttttctgtAGCAGTCCTGAAGGTGGCAGCTCCAGGAGTAGGGGGCGGAGCCTCTTTCGTTACTGTGAGGCAGGCCGCACCTAAATCTCCAGTCGCCGTGACGACACTTCCTGCAGGTGTTCGTATGGTCGTACCTGCCCAGGCTGGTCAAGcgacggtaaaaaaaaaacctcctcatTATTTCTAACTCGTGGTCCTCTGACGTTTTGTGCACATTtatcaaaacaggaagtttgcTCAGTCATCATGGAGACTGATGCAGTGTCTCCATGGCAACTGAGGATCTCCAGCTGCTGAAAGCTCCTGAAAAAAATATCCCGGGCCCAACTCTTTAATTCATTGTTTTCCCTCCTCCTGCCTCCCGTCTGCTCTCAGTCACAAGGGGGCAGTCCGCAGATGAGCGGCATGGCGGCATTGGCGGCCGCCGCTGCAGCGACTCAGAAGATCCCTCCCTCCACGGCAATGCTGAACGTCCCTGCGGGAGCAACGCTTGTAAAGACTGTGTCTGTGAGTCCAGGAACCAAACAGGGCACCCCcgttaccatggtaacaacaCTATATACTGTATCAAACTGAACACTATGTTTAGGGAACAGGCATAAACACAGTTAtcagacaaacaggaagtgagtcaTCAGCAGGGGAGGAATAGACACACTTTGATCTCAAAACATAATCAAAGCCCGCCCCCTTCAGTACAACCTGTCAATCATCTTAGCACAAACCTGTCTCCTCTCACCTGTTGCAGGTAACAAACCCAGCCACCCGCATCCTGaagactgctgctgctcaggtggGCGTGTCCTCTGGAGTCTCCACCTCCGGCACCCCCGGCAGACCGATCATCACCGTGCATAAATCGGGCACAGTGACCGTCTCCCAACAGGCTCAAGTGGTCACCACAATGGTGGGGGGAGTCACAAAGACCATCACACTGGTCAACAGTTCACTGGGAGGAGGCGGGTCTCTGGTGAGTATTGTGAAGGCGCCTTTACagcaaaacaatttaaaaaaaatggaaacaaatctcactttctgtctgtgtcagaTCGGTAACCTTGGTAACCTCGGTAACCTTGGGAAGATGGTGGTCCAGACTAAACAAGTGCAGAGTGGAGCGGCGACTGGTCAGACTGTGAGCAGCCCCCTCACACAGTTCCTGCAGGTACAGGCTGAACCTCACATTAACCCTGCCCCGTAAGATCCAGCATACACATTaaccccacccccctctctgtgtgtcagacgAAAGGCTCCCTCCCACCAGGAACCATCCTGAAGCTGGTGACGTCGGCTGACGGGAAGCAGACGACCCTCCTCAGCACCGCGCAGGCCGGATCCCCCAAATCCACAATCCTCGGCGTAGCCCCGGGAACAGGCACAAAACCAGGAGCCACTATCATCAAGACCATCCCTATGTCTGCTCTGCAGGGGGGGGCAggtactcaaacacacacctgcacacacctgaCATGCTTTATTTCAAACGGGATGACTAACAGTAAAGCTCCTCCTCCCCTGCAGGTGCCAACAGTCCATATACAATCTTCACCACCAAGATGGTCACAGCAGGAAGTGCCGGAAAAATTCTCACAACCGTCCCGAAGATCGGCTCAGGAGGCCAGCAGGGActcacacaggtaacacacctgaTCACAAGTAACACACCTGTATACAGGTAACACATCTGACCACAGGTAACACATCTgaccacaggtaacacacctgaccacaggtaacacacttgaccacaggtaacacactTGACCACAGGTAATACACTTGACCACAGGtaatacacctgataacaaTTAACACACCTGACAACAATTAACACACCTGACCACAATTAACACACCTGACCACAATTAACACACCTgaccacaggtaacacacctgacAATAATTAACACACCTGACCACAGCTAACGCACCTGACAATAATTAACACACCTgaccacaggtaacacacctgacAATAATTAACACACCTgaccacaggtaacacacctgacAATAATTAACACACCTGACCACAGGTAACGCACCTGACTACAGGTAACGCACCTGACAACAATTAACGCACCTgaccacaggtaacacacctgacAATAATTAACGCACCTAACCACAGGTAACGCACCTGACCACAGGTAACGTACCTGACTACAGGTAACGCACCTGACAACAATTAACGCACCTgaacacaggtaacacacctgaccacaggtaacacaccttACAACATTTAATGCACCTgaccacaggtaacacacctgaacacaagTAACGCACCTGACCACAATTCACACACCTGACCTCAGgaaacacacctgactacaggtaacacacctgacCACAAATAACACACCTGACCACAGGTAACTCACCTGACCACAGGTAACTCACCTGACCACAGGTAACACATCTGACCACAGGTAACACATCTGACCACAGGTAACACATCTgaccacaggtaacacacctgaacacaatTAACACACCTgaccacaggtaacacacctgaacacaggtaacacacctgacCACAATTAACGCACCTgaacacaggtaacacacctgacCACAATTAACGCACCTgaacacaggtaacacacctgtCCACTATTAACACAACTgaccacaggtaacacacctgacCACAGGTAACGCACCTGACAACATTTAACGTACCTGACAACATTTAACGCACCTGACCACAGGTAACGCACCTgaacacaggtaacacacctgacAACAATTCACACACCTGACCTCAGgaaacacacctgactacaggtaacacacctgacCACAAATAACACACCTGACCACAGGTAACTCACCTgaccacaggtaacacacctgacCACAGGTAACAGACCTGACTACAGGTAACACACCAgaccacaggtaacacacctgactacaggtAATACGTATGCAAGTCATATATATAATactaactgttgtttttttcctgtgtgttaAGGTGGTGTTGAAAGGAGCTCCGGGGACGCCAGGTACAATCCTGAGGACTGTACCTATGGGCGGAGTCAGACTAGTGTCACCTGGAGCTGTTGGCGCCAAACCCAATGTGACCACACTGGTTGTCAAGGGAACCTCAGGTAAACCCTGGTTACACGTCAAGTACTCTCCATTTCAGCTGCAACACACCTGAGctgaccctgtgtgtgtgtgtttgtgtgtgtgtgtatgtttgtgtgtgtatcaggtGTGTCCAGTCTGGGGACTGTAACGGGAAGTATCTCCACCGCAAAACCAGGAGGAGTTGTTACCTCCTCCCTGGCAACGCCCATCACCACCCTAGCAACCATTGCCACACTTGCTGGCAAGGTCACAGCTACAACAGCTGGACCCAAACAGGTAACTGaagactgaaaacacacacctgagtgaCTCATGTTGTGTAGTTCTGTAGTAATAATGCAGTATTGTGTGCACAGGTGACTCTGATCACAACTCCAAGTGGAGCGGAGTCTCTGGTCCAGGATCTACCCGTCTCCATCATGGCGTCCCCGACTTCAGAAGAACCTGGAAGTACTACAAGCACCACGACAACTACATCCAGTACTgcgggaggagagagtggagagacTACAGGTAACACAGGTACACAAACCAGTACTGCACATTCTGCTTATTATTCAATGCACTGCAGTGtttctgatgatgtcactgatgatgtcactgatgatgCTGCAGTGACGTTGGTGTGCTCCAACCCGCCTTGTGAGACCCATGAAACTGGCACCACCAACACTGCCACAGTCGCCACAGCAGCCATGGGCGGTAACAACAGAGAATGCTCCAACCCGCCGTGTGAGATGCACGAAACGGGGACGACCAACACCGCCACGACCGCCTCGGCCAGCATGAACCAACTGCCACAGGTGAGCTCACACTCAGGTGTTTAGACAGGAAGACTTATTATGAGGTAACAAATAGTGTGCTCAGCTCCTCCCCTTTCTTCCTCAGGTGAGCTCCAACCTGGCTGCTCCTGTCAGTCAGATTGCAGGGAACACCTGCTCCAACCCGCCCTGTGAGACCCACGAGACCGGGACCACCAACACTGCCACCACAGCGGGGGCGGGAGGactcacacaggtgagacaacacCTGTCATGTTTGCACTTATTGCCTCTGATTTGTTAAAAAGGAGTGTAGACTGAACTCCAAATGTATCTGTCTGCAGGTTTGTTCGAACCCCCCCTGTGAGACTCATGAGACCGGGACCACCAACACCGCCACCACGGCAGGGACAGGTGGactcacacaggtgagacaaccACTggcaaacctttttttatgGCCTCTGATTAGTTGATCTTGAGTGTAGACTGAGCTCTGTTGTATCTGCCTGCAGGTTTGTTCAAACCCCCCCTGTGAGACCCACGAGACCGGGACCACCAACACTGCCACCACGGCGGGGACAGGTGGACTCTCACAGGTGAGACAACCACTGACAGGTTTGCTCTGATGGCTTCTGATTAGTCGAACACGAGTGTAGACTGAGCTCTGTTGTATCTGCCTGCAGGTTTGTTCGAACCCCCCCTGTGAGACCCACGAGACCGGGACCACCAACACTGCCACCACAGCCACAGGTAACCTGCTCGCACACCTGAGGTCTCACCTGgacaataaaaatgttctgtCTTAAAGAAGTTGTCCATTCACATCACTTTCCTGTCCTCTGTCTGCAGCTCAGCAGGGTGAAGACTCCAcagacccctcctcctcctctgaccccCCTGCACCGGCCCCCTCCACAGCAAGCCAGAGTAGAGCTGTTACCACGGTTACACAGTCCACACCCACCCCCGGACCATCTATACCTGTaagcatgctcacacacacacacacacatgcgctcACCGACACACCTTCACCATATCTGATGTCCCATGATCCTCTTTGTTCGCAGGAGATCTCCTCATTGGTTGGAGAGGGCAGGGCTGAGTCGTCTGAGGCGGaggctgttgccatggtaactggATCAGCAGAAGATGGGGAGGAGCCTATGCAGACTGACAGCCAACCGGGGCATGTGATGCCAACGGTGTTACAGGTTCATATGGAGGACAGTGAGGCggcacaggtacacacacacacagaaacacacacacacacacagacacacacacacacacacacacacacacagtggtctAACCAATCGGCTGGTTTCTCTCAGATGACCTCAGACGGCGGTCTTCCTCATGAGCTGATGTCATCAGAGGGGGATGGAGGGGAGGGTACGACGACCCTGATGGTGACGGGACTCACCGCGGATCAGCTGGCCGTAACCACGGGAACAGACGACGCTGTACAGCAGGCGACAATTCAGGCCGTGCTGCAGGCGGCGGGACACATGGGTGAGTTTTCTTTATATGAACACCAGGGGGCTCTACTGAGACCTGAACCCTGGTAAACAGGTCGACTACAGACCAGTACACACTGCACCTTACcaccacctgtgtgtgtttgtgtgtgtgtgtctcactctctctctctttctgaaggTGAGGATCAGCCCATAGTTCTGACTCAGCAGGATCTGGCGGTTCTGgtacagcagcagcttcagggcATCCACAAccaacctgaacctgaacctgaacctgaacctgagcCCAGCAGCCTGCCCACAGGTACACAtgcagacccacacacacacacacacacacacacacacctgaacaggTGAACCATGTGCTCCTGAACACAGATGGTTTCAGGTGCATCTGTGGTtctggacttttattttgaaggttatAATCTGAAGAGACACTTTGGGTTTATTCTGAGCTACAATTACGTTTTAAGAACCCGTACAGTCTGGTGGGTACGGCGCACTTTTAACACGTATTTTACATCGAAATAGCGGGATGCTTCCAATGTACAAGTTTATACcgcaaagcatgctgggatactCGATGACACGGACTAGGCTGGAGTTTTTATAATGATTTATCTGTCAGTAATAACAATAATGAGTGTTGAGGTTCTGCTGTGTGATTGTTGTCACTTGTCAGctgttaaataaagtttttgtttatttcccaGAGGGCCTTGCTCCAGCAGACAGCCTGAATGACCCCGCCGCAGAGAGTAACGGACACGAGCTGACATCATCAGCTGTGACCAGCGCCGTGGCCCGATTGGCCAGTACATTTGGCCCCAGCCCTCAGCTGACTGCCAGCCCGGTTAAGATTCAAACAGCCGCGCTGCCCGCAGAGGTTACCAACGGCAACCCCGCTCCTGCAGGGGTGAGAGACCCCGCTCGCTAACCGCATGCTAACAATACATATGAAGAACATGATCGTTTGCTAACAGCATTATGCTAACTGTGTGTAGAAGCCGACCGTGGTGATGAGGTCATCAGTGAAGGACAGTCAGTGGTATGACGTCGGCATCGTCAAGGTGACCAACATGGTGGTGACACATTACTACGTCCCCTACGGAGAAAACATGGCCGAcgtaagaaacacacacacacacacacacacacacacacacacacacacacacacacactggttcaTTATCACTCATGTTTTGATGGCGTGCACCTGCAGGATGACTCAGGCGTGGTACCTGACTACAGTCAAATGAAGAAGGTGGAGCTTCAGCCGGGCACGGCGTATAAGTTTCGTGTGGCGGGGATAAATATCTGCGGCCGCGGAGCCTTCTCGGAGGTGTCGGCTTTTAAAACGTGTTTGCCTGGTTTCCCCGGAGCGCCCTGCGCCATCAAGATCAGCAAGGTGAGCTCCCTtcctgtttgtgatgtttgaagTTTTTGCTCAGCTTGGTTACCATGGAAACCACACCAACTGTGATGTTATgaggacctgtgtgtgtgtgtgtgtgtgtgtgtgtgtgtgtgtgtgtgtgtgtgtctttgaaaaaCAGAGAATGCTGGGTAATGTAGTCCCCTCAGTACCTACTATcagctgtttactgtttagtacctactgttcagtaggcagatatttgttcctacttcttctgattcattcagtaaggaagtgacgtcatttacgtttcccaaaccggccgcattcacccgtttaaaaaaaaaaaaaattttgtttatctttattcaagaagagtaatgcacatatacagtcaggtaaacaaaaaacaatatcacaatgtaaatcaagtaaaagattaaataactaaataacatacagtacataaagaacaaatgaaagacagtaatatacagaatataaaataaaccaataaagacgcttTTAAATAGTTGATTTGGAGGCACACGTGACGTgatgatttacgtttaattttgcacagcattgagggtaaaatacaattcatttcctgaaagcacgcatctgatccatactgcatgaaacctggaagttagtatccatactgaaatgttcagtatactgaggtggacccaaaaaatgaccactgaatgaccacgagggttcagtatactgaaactacatactgaatagtacgtactgtaacaattcagaaagggcccgtgtctttaaaaaacagaatgaatgcTGGGTAATGTAGTCCCCTCAGCCTGCTCTAACTTGCTTCTCTCTGATTGTGTTGCTGTAGAACATGGACGGGGCTCAGCTCACCTGGGAGCCTCCTGCCGTCACCTCAGGTAAGATCACTGAGTACTCGGTGTACCTGGCCATCCAGTCCAGCCAGGCGAGCTCGGCCTCAGGTTCTGGTCCGGCCCAGCTGGCCTTCATGAGGGTGTACTGCGGCGTCAGCCCGTCCTGTCTGGTCCAGGCCTCCAGCCTCGCCAACGCCCACATCGACCACACCACCAAACCCGCCATCATCTTCCGCATCGCCGCACGCAATCAGAAGGGCTACGGCCCCGCCACGCAGGTCAGGTGGTTACAAGGTGAGTCAACGGGGGTTGTTATGATACCACAATTTAAAATCACGATATCGATACCTGCTTGGGAAGAATTGTAGACGATGATGttaattctgtgtgtgtgtgtgtgtgtgtgtgtgtgtgtctgtgtgtgtgtgtgtgtgtgtgtgtgtgtgtgtctgtgtgtgtgtgtgtgtgtgtgtgtgtgtgtgtgtgtgtgtgtgtgtgtgtgtgtgtagagagcAGTAAAGAAGCTAAACCAGCTGTGAAGAGAGCCGGCGTGTCTCCTGATTAGTAAGAACAAATTCTcttctctcacacaaacaggaaactttatttatttttagtgtaaCATCTTTTAGTTTAATTTCACTtagtgattatttttttcatttatttattacaaacaTCAATAAAACTGAACTTATCTTAAACTGCAGATGTTTTTTACCAAGCGTCCGCTCTTATCAAGCCTcatttcaaatattaaaaatgtgatatCAAAATGTAACGCTTCCTTAAACATCCACAAAAATctgagtgaaaacaaacattcataacTTTTAGAAAACTGAGACAAAAACTACTCAATTTCCCAGCCTGTGTGGGCGTGGCAGCTCGCGTTCTGATTGGCTTTGATGGTTTTGCGAGCGATGCTTTGTTTCGATGGTTCTCTGTGTGATCGGGACCTTAGAAGCTTTTAGTGGATTTGAGTTTCTGGAGGCTTTAAAGAAACGACAACGTCAGAGCTTTGATCATATTAATACGTTATAACAAGAATCAGAGTTTTAGATTTCCTGTAAATGGAAGGTGATGTAACGTCATGCTAGCTGTTGCCCAAAGGTTAAACAAACCTCTTTATATATGAAGaccgtttttattttttattgaaatgtttttcttcttctgctccgtCTCttatccttttcttcttctcacctGCAGTAAACCTGTCGGACCAAAGAAGTTCAAAACCGACCAATAGGAGGAGCTGATGTGAAGCTGAGGACTCTGATTGGTTACTGTTGTCTTAAGCTCCACCCTGCGTCTGGTTATCATGTCAACAGGATGGAGGCGGGGACTCCTTGAGAGTTTCCTGTCCCTTGGgagacagattaaaaaaaaaaaagacttgtagGATATCTGTACATTATCGACCAGTCAGAAACTGTTTTActttgttgtcatggagacggcGAGGGCTGGAGTCACATGTTCGgctaaaaaggaaaaacaataaaGTTTGAGTTTATTAAATGTAGATGTAGCTAGCCCTCCCTAACCCAGAGTTCAGGatagaggtcaaaggtcacagtgCTAACAGTGGGTGGGGCCTCTGCAGAAGGGGGCGGGGTTTAAACCAGCTTAttgtaaattattttctgtcccattaaaatatgattttttttatataaacgtctgaaaaaaagtttattCTAATTCTCTGGTTTCTGTTATTTCTTCTGTGGTCattcttctgatttttttttcttctgttgatgGAGTCGTCCCTGTGCGACGGAGCTCAGCCATTGGTCAGTTTGTTTGAGATTTTTCAGCTATTGGGAATGAGACCTGTTTGTGAATATTCTCTGgaacaataaagttttttagAGCATTTTTTTACCGACTGTCTGGAGTCCACTTCCTGTCTCCAAACGTCTGAAGAGATTTTTATATTGAGTTCAAGAAGAAAATAAGTTTGAGTTTGTCAAATGAAACGGGTTCTGATTTGATTCATAGAAACTTCACCTGCAGCTGTTAAATTTAT
This region of Labrus bergylta chromosome 12, fLabBer1.1, whole genome shotgun sequence genomic DNA includes:
- the hcfc1b gene encoding host cell factor 1b isoform X2, whose amino-acid sequence is MEAEPGTPAVLQPRWKRVLGWSGPVPRPRHGHRAVNIKELMVVFGGGNEGIVDELHVYNTATNQWFIPAVRGDVPPGCAAYGFVCDGTRLLVFGGMVEYGKYSSDLYELQASRWEWKRLKAKAPKNGPPPCPRLGHSFSLIGSSCYLFGGLANDSEDPKNNIPRYLNDLYCLELRPGSSVVGWEIPPTSGQPPPPRESHTAVVTSGRGNNRLIIYGGMSGCRLGDLWVLHIDSLTWSKPTLNGTAPLPRSLHSATTINNKMYVFGGWVPLVMDDVKVATHEKEWKCTNSLACLNLDTMCWETVLMDSLEENVPRARAGHCSVAINSRLYIWSGRDGYRKAWNNQVCCKDLWYLETERPCAPSRVQLVRANTSSLEVSWGPSQTADTYVLQLQKYDIPATPAVTSSAASTAPNLVPTATPVASFSNSPSPVATTLANQSGITLLPSHTASVPASPLAAAAKAPAVLKVAAPGVGGGASFVTVRQAAPKSPVAVTTLPAGVRMVVPAQAGQATSQGGSPQMSGMAALAAAAAATQKIPPSTAMLNVPAGATLVKTVSVSPGTKQGTPVTMVTNPATRILKTAAAQVGVSSGVSTSGTPGRPIITVHKSGTVTVSQQAQVVTTMVGGVTKTITLVNSSLGGGGSLIGNLGNLGNLGKMVVQTKQVQSGAATGQTVSSPLTQFLQTKGSLPPGTILKLVTSADGKQTTLLSTAQAGSPKSTILGVAPGTGTKPGATIIKTIPMSALQGGAGANSPYTIFTTKMVTAGSAGKILTTVPKIGSGGQQGLTQVVLKGAPGTPGTILRTVPMGGVRLVSPGAVGAKPNVTTLVVKGTSGVSSLGTVTGSISTAKPGGVVTSSLATPITTLATIATLAGKVTATTAGPKQVTLITTPSGAESLVQDLPVSIMASPTSEEPGSTTSTTTTTSSTAGGESGETTGNTVTLVCSNPPCETHETGTTNTATVATAAMGGNNRECSNPPCEMHETGTTNTATTASASMNQLPQVSSNLAAPVSQIAGNTCSNPPCETHETGTTNTATTAGAGGLTQVCSNPPCETHETGTTNTATTAGTGGLTQVCSNPPCETHETGTTNTATTAGTGGLSQVCSNPPCETHETGTTNTATTATAQQGEDSTDPSSSSDPPAPAPSTASQSRAVTTVTQSTPTPGPSIPEISSLVGEGRAESSEAEAVAMVTGSAEDGEEPMQTDSQPGHVMPTVLQVHMEDSEAAQMTSDGGLPHELMSSEGDGGEGTTTLMVTGLTADQLAVTTGTDDAVQQATIQAVLQAAGHMGEDQPIVLTQQDLAVLVQQQLQGIHNQPEPEPEPEPEPSSLPTEGLAPADSLNDPAAESNGHELTSSAVTSAVARLASTFGPSPQLTASPVKIQTAALPAEVTNGNPAPAGKPTVVMRSSVKDSQWYDVGIVKVTNMVVTHYYVPYGENMADDDSGVVPDYSQMKKVELQPGTAYKFRVAGINICGRGAFSEVSAFKTCLPGFPGAPCAIKISKNMDGAQLTWEPPAVTSGKITEYSVYLAIQSSQASSASGSGPAQLAFMRVYCGVSPSCLVQASSLANAHIDHTTKPAIIFRIAARNQKGYGPATQVRWLQESSKEAKPAVKRAGVSPDYKPVGPKKFKTDQ